Proteins encoded together in one Lathyrus oleraceus cultivar Zhongwan6 chromosome 5, CAAS_Psat_ZW6_1.0, whole genome shotgun sequence window:
- the LOC127078941 gene encoding uncharacterized protein LOC127078941: MSNISGKTKVFSPLFKIKKESDFYWGPEQHEAFDAIKRYLTKSPILLPPSKKKNISLYIFASDTIIGSMLAQENINGVKRSIYYLSRVLVDAETRYSLIEKLCICLYFACMKLKQYIKLVDVYISSHYDIIKHMLSKPIMYSRIGKWAPALTEFSLTFKPLKAMKGQIVADFIEDHTMVESFLNMVDTKPWRLYFDGSSHKDGTRVGVLILSLQDDPTKFKYKISEKCSNNEAEYEALIIGLRLLKGLEANQIEVRGDSELVFKQVTREYKCIKESLLKYFVTAMQLLEHFEVTDIRHVPRNKNQEANKLAQISYGYKMSN, from the coding sequence ATGTCGAATATAAGTGGTAAAACGAAGGTATTTTCGCCATTGTTCAAAATTAAGAAGGAAAGTGATTTTTACTGGGGCCCTGAGCAACATGAGGCTTTCGACGCAATCAAGAGGTACCTTACCAAGTCTCCTATTTTGTTACCTCCTAGTAAGAAGAAAAATATCAGTTTATATATTTTTGCATCGGATACGATTATAGGGAGTATGTTGGCCCAAGAGAATATTAATGGTGTCAAAAGATCCATATACTACCTCAGTAGAGTATTGGTAGATGCTGAAACTAGGTATAGTCTCATAGAAAAACTATGCATATGCTTATACTTTGcctgtatgaaattaaagcaatatataaaaCTAGTTGATGTTTATATTTCATCTCATtatgatattattaaacatatgttgtctaaacctATTATGTATAGtagaattggaaaatgggcaCCGGCGTTAACGGAGTTTTCTCTGACGTTTAAACCTTTAAAGGCTATGAAAGGCCAGATCGTGGCAGATTTTATAGAGGATCATACCATGGTCGAATCATTTCTAAACATGGTCGACACCAAACCATGGCGTTTATATTTCGATGGTTCAAGTCACAAAGACGGAACGAGAGTCGGGGTATTGATATTATCCCTACAGGATGACCCAACGAAGTTTAAGTACAAGATCAGCGAAAAGTGTTCCAACAATGAAGCCGAGTACGAGGCCTTAATAATTGGTCTTCGACTCTTGAAAGGGTTAGAAGCCAATCAAATTGAAGTAAGGGGAGACTCGGAGTTGGTATTCAAGCAAGTCACACGCGAATACAAGTGTATCAAGGAAAGTTTGCTGAAGTATTTTGTAACTGCGATGCAACTATTAGAACACTTTGAAGTTACAGACATAAGACATGTACCGAGAAATAAAAACCAAGAAGCCAACAAGTTGGCCCAAATCTCTTACGGATATAAGATGTCCAATTAG